A single genomic interval of Odontesthes bonariensis isolate fOdoBon6 chromosome 3, fOdoBon6.hap1, whole genome shotgun sequence harbors:
- the pa2g4a gene encoding proliferation-associated protein 2G4a, producing the protein MSDEEQEQTIAEDLVVTKYKMGGDIANQALRLVVEAAKPGVSVLSLCEKGDMYIMAETGKVFKKEKEMKKGIAFPTSVSVNNCVCHFSPLKSDPDYTLKDGDLVKIDLGVHVDGFIANVAHSFIVGASKENPITGRKADVIKAAHLCAEAALRLVKPGNQNTQVTEAWNKIAQSFKCSPIEGMLSHQLKQHVIDGEKTIIQNPTDQQRKDHEKAEFEVHEVYAVDVLISTGEGKARDSGLRTTIYKRDPSKQYGLKMKTSRTFFSEVERRFDAMPFTLRAFEDEAKARLGVVECAKHELLQPFSVLHEKEGECVAQFKFTVLLMANGPHRITNGPFDPELYKSEHEVQDAELRTLLQSSASRKTQKKKKKKASKTAENATGQPTEDTEAAE; encoded by the exons ATGTCTGACGAGGAGCAAGAGCAGACTATAGCCGAGGATCTGGTGGTCACCAAATATAAGATGGGGGGTGACATCGCTAACC AGGCTCTTCGTCTGGTCGTGGAAGCAGCAAAGCCCGGGGTTTCAGTCCTCAGCCTGTGTGAGAAAGGTGACATGTATATCATGGCTGAGACTGGAAAGGTCTtcaagaaggagaaggagatgaAGAAAG GCATTGCCTTTCCTACCAGCGTCTCAGTCAATAACTGTGTTTGCCACTTCTCTCCCCTGAAGAGTGACCCTGACTACACACTTAAAGATGGGGATCTGGTCAAAAT AGATCTCGGGGTTCATGTTGACGGCTTCATTGCCAATGTTGCTCACAGCTTTATCGTTGGAGCCAGTAAG GAGAACCCCATCACAGGCAGAAAAGCTGACGTCATCAAAGCTGCCCATCTGTGTGCGGAAGCAGCTCTCCGCCTCGTGAAACCTGGGAACCAG AACACTCAAGTGACAGAAGCCTGGAACAAGATCGCGCAGTCGTTCAAATGCTCACCTATTGAAG GTATGCTGTCTCATCAGTTAAAGCAGCATGTCATAGATGGAGAAAAGACCATCATCCAGAACCCCACAGACCAGCAAAG GAAGGACCACGAAAAGGCAGAGTTCGAGGTACATGAAGTATATGCTGTGGATGTTCTGATTAGCACCGGAGAAGGGAAG GCCAGAGATTCAGGTCTGAGGACCACAATATATAAGAGGGACCCGAGCAAACAGTATGGTTTGAAGATGAAAACCTCTCGTACCTTTTTCAGCGAGGTGGAACGACGCTTTGATGCCATGCCCTTCACTCTGAG GGCTTTCGAGGATGAGGCCAAGGCTCGTCTTGGTGTGGTAGAATGTGCCAAACATGAGTTGCTACAACCCTTCAGTGTGCTTCATGAAAAAGAGG GGGAGTGTGTAGCTCAGTTTAAGTTCACAGTGCTGCTGATGGCCAATGGTCCTCACAGAATCACCAACGGACCTTTTGATCCGGAGCTCTACAAGTCAGAGCATGAGGTTCAGGATGCAGAGCTTAGG aCTTTACTACAGAGCTCCGCGAGCCGTAAGAcgcagaaaaagaagaaaaagaag GCCTCAAAGACGGCAGAAAACGCGACTGGACAGCCGACGGAGGACACAGAAGCCGCTGAATAA